The following is a genomic window from Mycobacterium parmense.
TTCTGGTAGTCGGCGTAGTCCGGGTAGGCCGCGACGGCCCGCTCCCACCAGGTGGCCTTCTCGTCACCGAACACCTCGCGCGCGTCGTAATCGCGGGTGACGGGTCCGTCCTGCAGCTCGACCCGCGGATTCGCCTTGACGTTGTAATACCAGACGGGGTGCTTGGGAGCGCCGCCGAGCGACGCGACGATGGCGTACTCGCCGTCGTGCTCCACGCGCATCAGCGGGGTCTTGCGCAACTTGCCGGTCTTGGCCCCGATCGTGGTCAGCAGGATGATGGGCATGCCTCGCAGTTCGGCGGCCTCGGTTCCGCCGGATTCGGCGAATTTGTCGGCTTGTTCGCGGGACCAATCCCAGGGGCTCGGTGCGTATTCTCCAGAAAGCGGCATACCCGAACTCTATGCGCATCGGCCAACTGACCGGCCGACCGATCGTCAGGGCGCGGGTCCCGTCAGGTAGCGCGCCAGCACCGGCCGCAACCACCCGATCAGCGTCGCGTCGTCCATCGCGGCCAGCGCCGGCACCCCGACGACGTGGCGGGCCATCGCGACGCCCAGCACCTGAGAGCCCACCATGGCGGCGCGCTCGGCGGCGCGGTCGGGGGTCACAGCGGCCAGCGCGGGGGCCACCTGCTCGACGAACACTCCCAGCAGCGTGTCGGCCGCGGTCCGGTTGCTCGCGGCGGCCCGCAGCAGCGGCAGGAAGGATCCGTGCGGGTCCCACACGCCGATGAACAGCGGCACCAGCACGTCGGCGATGCGGTCGGGGGCGACGCCGGAGAGGTCGGGGAAGTCAATCTCGAGCCGGGACACCGCGGCGAAGAGTTCTGCCTTGCTGCCGAAGTAGTGCATGACGAGCGCGGGATCCACGCCGGCTTCCGACGCGATCGAGCGGATGGTGGTCCGCTCGAAGCCATGCGCGGCGAACTGGGCGCGCGCGACATTGAGAATCGTCTTGCTGGTGACCCTGCCGTCGCGGGATTTCGGGGCCATGCCGAAACTCTATTCAACAACTGTTGACACCACCAGGCCGCGCGCCTAGCGTCTGTTTCAACGGTTGTTGAAATCACGGACACGATAGCCGCCCCCGACCCGGAGGGAGCGAACCCATGCGCCAGTACGACGCCGACGTCCTGGTGATCGGAGCGGGCCCCACCGGCCTCACCGCCGCGGGCGACCTCGCCCGCGCCGGCCGATCGGTCACAGTGCTGGAACGCCGGCCGCACGAGAACCCGTCGAGCCGTGCGTTCGCCACCATGGCGCGCACCCTGGAGGTGCTGGACGCCCGTGGGCTGGCCGACGACCTGCTGGCGCGGGGGCACCGCGCGCCCGGCATACGGCTGTTCGCGGGCGCCTACCTCGACCTGACCCAGCTGGACTCCGCCTACCCGTTCGTGCTGGTCACTCCGCAGACCAATGTCGACGCCGCGCTGTGCCGCTACGCGCTGGACCAGGGCGCCGGCATCCGCCGCGGGGTCGAGGTGATCGCACTCGACCAGGACGACACCGGCGTGACGGTCACCGCCCGGCCCCGGGACGACGACGACCCGGCACACCGGCAGACCTGGCGGGCCTCCTACGTCGTCGGCGCCGACGGCGCGCACAGCACGGTCCGGAGCCTGGTGGGCGCCGACTTTCCCGGCAAGACGGTGCTGACGTCGATGGTGCTGGCCGACGTCAAGCTGGCCCACGGGCCCCGCGGCGGCTTGACGGTGGGCACCACGCGCGAGGTGCTCGGATTCCTGGCACCCTACGAACGCCACGACGCGGACGGCTCGTGGTATCGGGCCATGGTGTGGGACAGGGCTCATCAGGTGCCCGACACCGAGCCCGTCGACGACCCCGAGATCGTCGACACGCTCGCCCGCGCCATGCACGCCGATCTCGGCGTCGTCGACATCGGCTGGAAGTCACGCTTCCACTGCGACGAGCGGCAGGTCGCGCAGTACCGGCACGGCCGGGTGTTCCTGGCCGGGGACGCCGCGCACGTGCACTCCCCCATGGGCGGCCAGGGCATGAACACCGGCATCCAGGACGCGGCCAACCTGGGCTGGAAGCTCGACGCGGTGCTCCGCGGCGCCGACGACGGCCTGCTGGACACCTACCAGGATGAGCGCCATCCGATCGGCGAACGCGTGCTGTTGCAATCCGGACTCGTCGCGCGCGGCGCGACGCTGCACCCGCGTCCAGCCCTGTTCCTGCGAAATCTGTTGGCTCCCAATCTGCTTCGCATTCCCGCGGTACGCGACAGGGTAGCCGGCAGTTTCGCGGGCACGACGCTGCGCTACGGCCGACGTGGGCTGGTCGGCACCCGCGCCACCCAGATCCCGCTCGCGCAGGGGCGGTTGACCGAGCTGCAGCGCACACCCGGTTTCGTGCTCGTGCGCGAGCGCGGCG
Proteins encoded in this region:
- a CDS encoding TetR/AcrR family transcriptional regulator; its protein translation is MAPKSRDGRVTSKTILNVARAQFAAHGFERTTIRSIASEAGVDPALVMHYFGSKAELFAAVSRLEIDFPDLSGVAPDRIADVLVPLFIGVWDPHGSFLPLLRAAASNRTAADTLLGVFVEQVAPALAAVTPDRAAERAAMVGSQVLGVAMARHVVGVPALAAMDDATLIGWLRPVLARYLTGPAP
- a CDS encoding nitroreductase family deazaflavin-dependent oxidoreductase: MPLSGEYAPSPWDWSREQADKFAESGGTEAAELRGMPIILLTTIGAKTGKLRKTPLMRVEHDGEYAIVASLGGAPKHPVWYYNVKANPRVELQDGPVTRDYDAREVFGDEKATWWERAVAAYPDYADYQKKTDRQIPVFVLTPVS
- a CDS encoding FAD-dependent oxidoreductase; this translates as MRQYDADVLVIGAGPTGLTAAGDLARAGRSVTVLERRPHENPSSRAFATMARTLEVLDARGLADDLLARGHRAPGIRLFAGAYLDLTQLDSAYPFVLVTPQTNVDAALCRYALDQGAGIRRGVEVIALDQDDTGVTVTARPRDDDDPAHRQTWRASYVVGADGAHSTVRSLVGADFPGKTVLTSMVLADVKLAHGPRGGLTVGTTREVLGFLAPYERHDADGSWYRAMVWDRAHQVPDTEPVDDPEIVDTLARAMHADLGVVDIGWKSRFHCDERQVAQYRHGRVFLAGDAAHVHSPMGGQGMNTGIQDAANLGWKLDAVLRGADDGLLDTYQDERHPIGERVLLQSGLVARGATLHPRPALFLRNLLAPNLLRIPAVRDRVAGSFAGTTLRYGRRGLVGTRATQIPLAQGRLTELQRTPGFVLVRERGAQPPTAPGLLQAERADAGPAVLVRPDGYIAWAGATADVPEWVTARDPVPAVR